From Gammaproteobacteria bacterium, a single genomic window includes:
- a CDS encoding TonB family protein has protein sequence MRYSTSSLAAVFFSLFTFLLMAVLIAQPTKFNSSNIEMVDFSMIQEMKAPETKATPPRVVPEREVTEQPPAPPTIDLTVDGDGPGIEVNPNDNNRSTFDNIFNKPVLEGPVGTEPGDVAQSNSLTEILPVQPKYPVIAMQDKIEGWVKVEFTVNEFGGVENIHILDSQPKRVFDQSIKQALLKSKFKPMKVDGQAISQQAVKTYEFKLDE, from the coding sequence ATGAGATATTCAACATCATCATTGGCAGCAGTATTTTTTTCGTTATTTACGTTTTTGTTAATGGCTGTGCTTATCGCCCAACCAACCAAATTCAATAGTTCAAATATTGAAATGGTCGATTTCAGTATGATTCAGGAAATGAAAGCACCAGAGACCAAAGCAACTCCCCCAAGAGTGGTGCCGGAACGAGAAGTTACAGAACAACCGCCAGCTCCTCCAACCATAGATCTCACTGTTGATGGGGATGGTCCGGGAATTGAAGTCAACCCCAATGATAATAACAGGTCCACTTTTGATAACATCTTTAATAAACCAGTATTGGAAGGTCCTGTCGGCACAGAACCCGGAGATGTGGCTCAGTCAAATTCACTCACAGAAATTCTACCGGTACAACCTAAATATCCAGTAATTGCAATGCAGGATAAGATTGAAGGCTGGGTTAAAGTTGAATTTACCGTAAACGAATTTGGAGGCGTTGAAAATATTCATATCCTAGACTCTCAACCTAAAAGAGTATTCGACCAATCGATTAAACAAGCTTTATTAAAATCAAAATTTAAACCGATGAAAGTTGATGGACAAGCCATCTCACAGCAGGCTGTGAAAACTTATGAATTTAAGTTGGATGAGTAA